One stretch of Bombus affinis isolate iyBomAffi1 chromosome 4, iyBomAffi1.2, whole genome shotgun sequence DNA includes these proteins:
- the LOC126915315 gene encoding vitellogenin receptor isoform X3 has protein sequence MVRTPLIMYRKLFVLLVVSIFNPHADTAAIGCEPPDLFLCSNKKCISSIFRCDGEDECGDGSDETGCEGYQLQDLETIRCAIDEYQCSDIHTCIPLEKFCDAKEDCSDGSDEYDGCVKDVNCDAFKCKDGHCIRNEWVCDGIPDCPDKSDEEKCENYMIPVDECNNEYDRYLCKNKRCISLNATCNEKDNCGDNSDEDIDACIKADASCKEARCQHNCRKTPEGAQCSCRPGYKLVNNQTSCEDVNECGNYGICDQECINSVGSYTCSCQPGYSLNDDKRTCQAEGGEGLMMFSIKSEIRGIYLNSRLYYPVTQNLQHAVAISLDANNVYWSDIEDGNEAIIKSLEDGSQREVIVTAGLSSPDDMAVDWVTGNIYFTDGGYMHIGVCNNDGSYCTVIIKEQNDKPRGLVLLPSSGLMYWSKWGMDSCILRAGMDGKNNTVLVSKDLELPNSLSIDYANERLYWIDAKAKVIESVRLDGTDRKAILKDIAKRPFSLAVFENKLYWSDWISNTVQSCDKFTGKNWEVLVSTNSTIYGIHIYHSVLKPKMPNPCNSSPCSQLCLLNSANSYTCACTLDKELNSDNHTCRAVKKKTHLIIAAGSTFIDYYHELLGKPKITTSDTLNHVTEVAYNPLTGGLLASDQLRDNIFHFNMQTGEEKSMMSIENEILGGMDFDYIGNNLYLSDVKHKTIEVHSLNNNEKTIFYFQDEPYDIALVPEESIMMVVFRTNELYRIDLMNMNGVGPRVTIEGNKTHLIGPKISLCYDRVLKLLFWSDQGTGRIGSTTIPGFETYIFRTGLQEPVSLTVLSDYVFWTQYKSNKLYWTNKSNTQQYQKHITLEVSKDLNRMQLISFHRTYIEEHQCRNNNGNCSHVCLLSNADSYICACPPDMMLNVDNRTCTLQTACNAGEIKCGEHDICIKSHQRCDGIQDCPNGEDESSICDEHHWSRCKHEDQFQCKNGDCISKTKRCNSHYDCVDRSDEEGCDKKECDSNEFQCHEGACISKYLVCNGQSDCTDFSDELNCDKHKCDGDAFACEIGTCIPKTWKCDGEADCPDGSDESVTCQRNACPTEMFTCSNGRCIDLVLKCNGVSECEDDSDEQYCKEMGNRNYVNCTVDQYKCFNTELCLPKQVRCNGVTDCPKNDDERNCPRCQKEEYVCDNQKCVDKSWVCDRIDDCGDGSDEKDCDGGNSKISGISMNSICKEFKCSNGACLPFANVCDGKVDCSDRSDEFGQCATACTKYNPCTNMCHKTPIGPVCGCRNGYQLSNDFKSCEDIDECKDNVCSQICYNTNGSFTCSCHEEYVIRSDKISCKVAGSQMEIITVSSADIRKLSPNLNSIQVVYEELNHEISGIDANTRENTIYWSNDNLGMVSKINIKTKERKTVTGLGRPEALAVDWITDNVYFNDNDYFSSIQVCNLEQQKCAKVVPIPLKNRAVSIAIEPKEGWLFWSQTSWASYDRPMTEIYRSNTMGTNITAIVHRDLGIVLALTIDYTRSRLYWSDTFHKNIESSNLDGSNRIIVLNTDVHQALSISIYEDSLYWLMSTTGKVKKCKLYGDKSCVTITIGISNIEKYFIISHPIRQPIGKNTCERHKCSYMCVSGNNGPACICHDGYPKDSRNTCMENTNIKIKFDTKKAGRRNGSIRYQHGTLIGIIISVLTCIVVASAYFYYQKIKPRFSKKNNLRITIKIYQRRAKNKW, from the exons ATGGTAAGAACACCTCTC ATTATGTATCGCAAATTGTTCGTACTTCTGGTTGTAAGCATCTTCAACCCGCACGCCGATACCGCAG CTATAGGCTGCGAACCACCGGATCTCTTCTTGTGCTCGAACAAAAAATGCATTTCATCCATCTTTCGCTGCGATGGGGAAGATGAATGCGGTGACGGTTCCGACGAAACGGGTTGTGAAGGCTACCAG cttcaagACCTTGAAACGATTCGTTGCGCTATAGACGAGTACCAATGTTCCGATATTCATACTTGTATACCGTTAGAAAAATTCTGCGACGCAAAAGAAGATTGTTCCGATGGCAGCGATGAGTACGATGGTTGCGTAAAAGAT GTAAATTGCGACGCATTCAAATGCAAAGATGGCCATTGCATAAGAAACGAATGGGTTTGCGACGGTATCCCAGATTGTCCGGATAAGAGCGATGAAGAAAAATGCg AGAATTACATGATACCAGTCGATGAATGTAACAACGAATACGATCGATATCTGTGCAAAAATAAAAGATGCATTTCTCTGAACGCAACTTGTAATGAGAAGGATAACTGCGGTGATAATTCAGATGAAGATATAGATGCATGTATCAAGG CTGATGCATCGTGCAAGGAAGCAAGGTGTCAACATAATTGCAGGAAAACACCTGAAGGTGCTCAATGTTCGTGTCGACCAGGTTACAAGTTGGTGAACAACCAGACCTCATGCGAGG aTGTGAATGAGTGCGGTAATTACGGAATTTGCGATCAAGAATGTATCAATAGCGTTGGATCTTACACATGCTCATGTCAACCTGGTTACAGTCTGAACGATGACAAAAGAACTTGTCAAGCCGAAG GTGGCGAAGGTTTGATGATGTTTTCAATTAAATCTGAAATCCGTGGTATTTATCTCAATTCTCGGTTGTATTATCCGGTGACTCAAAATTTGCAACACGCCGTGGCCATTTCTTTAGACGCGAATAATGTATACTGGTCCGATATCGAGGACGGAAACGAAGCGATAATCAAAAGTTTAGAGGATGGTTCGCAGCGAGAGGTCATTGTCACAGCAG GTTTGAGCAGCCCCGATGACATGGCAGTAGATTGGGTAACAGGCAACATATATTTCACGGACGGTGGTTATATGCATATCGGAGTTTGTAACAATGATGGTTCTTATTGTACTGTTATAATAAAAGAACAAAACGATAAACCGCGAGGTCTTGTTTTATTACCGTCCAGTGG TTTAATGTATTGGTCCAAATGGGGCATGGATTCATGCATATTGAGGGCAGGGATGGATGGAAAAAATAACACTGTGTTAGTCAGCAAAGATTTAGAATTGCCAAACAGTTTATCTATCGATTACGCGAATGAAAGATTATACTGGATAGACGCTAAAGCAAAAGTAATCGAATCGGTACGACTGGATGGTACAGATCGAAAG GCCATATTAAAAGATATAGCAAAGAGGCCGTTTTCATTAGCTGTGTTTGAAAATAAGTTGTACTGGAGCGATTGGATATCTAATACCGTACAGTCATGTGATAAATTCACTGGTAAAAATTGGGAAGTTTTAGTGTCTacaaacagtactatttatggcATACATATATATCACTCTGTTTTAAAACCCAAG ATGCCGAATCCCTGCAATTCAAGTCCGTGTTCTCAATTGTGTCTATTAAACTCAGCGAATAGCTATACTTGCGCTTGCACATTGGACAAAGAATTAAATTCTGATAACCATACGTGCCGTG cGGTCAAGAAGAAGACGCATTTAATTATCGCAGCAGGAAGCACATTCATAGACTATTATCATGAACTGTTGGGAAAACCGAAAATTACTACCAGCGACACATTAAATCACGTCACTGAGGTTGCTTATAATCCTCTTACTG GTGGTTTACTAGCCAGCGATCAGCTAAGGGACAACATTTTCCATTTTAACATGCAGACTGGTGAAGAGAAAAGCATGATGTCTATTGAAAACGAAATATTAGGTGGAATGGATTTCGACTACATCGGAAATAATCTATATTTGTCGGATGTGAAACACAAAACTATCGAGGTCCACAGCCTGAACAATAATGAGAAAACGATCTTCTACTTCCAAGACGAGCCTTACGATATTGCACTTGTACCTGAAGAAAG TATCATGATGGTCGTATTCAGAACGAATGAATTGTATCGCATAGACCTGATGAACATGAACGGGGTTGGTCCAAGAGTCACGATCGAAGGGAATAAGACACATTTAATTGGACCGAAAATATCTCTGTGCTACGACAGAGTTCTGAAACTATTGTTTTGGAGTGATCAAGGCACTGGTCGTATTGGTAGTACGACCATTCCGG gtTTCGAAACATATATCTTCCGCACTGGATTACAGGAACCCGTGAGTCTCACTGTTCTTAGTGACTATGTGTTTTGGACTCAATATAAATCGAACAAATTATATTGGACCAACAAAAGTAACACACAGCAATATCAGAAGCATATTACATTAG AAGTATCTAAAGACTTGAATAGAATGCAGTTAATAAGTTTTCACCGAACGTACATAGAAGAGCACCAGTGTCGCAACAACAACGGAAACTGTTCTCACGTGTGCCTGTTATCTAATGCTGATTCATAT ATCTGCGCGTGTCCACCCGACATGATGCTGAACGTAGATAATCGAACGTGTACTCTTCAAACTGCGTGTAATGCTGGCGAAATAAAATGTGGAGAACACGATATATGCATAAAATCCCATCAAAG ATGCGACGGAATACAGGATTGTCCTAACGGTGAAGATGAATCAAGTATTTGCGATGAACACCATTGGTCGAGGTGCAAGCATGAGGATCAGTTTCAATGTAAAAACGGCGACTGCATAAGCAAGACGAAACGTTGTAATTCCCACTACGACTGTGTCGATCGATCGGATGAGGAAGGCTGTGATAAAAAGGAATGCGACTCCA ATGAGTTTCAATGTCACGAAGGGGCTTGCATATCGAAATATCTCGTATGCAACGGACAAAGTGATTGCACCGATTTTTCGGACGAACTTAATTGCGACAAGCACAAGTGCGATGGCGATGCCTTCGCATGCGAAATCGGAACTTGTATACCCAAAACGTGGAAATGCGATGGAGAG GCTGACTGTCCAGACGGTTCCGACGAGAGCGTAACATGCCAAAGAAACGCGTGTCCAACCGAGATGTTTACCTGTTCCAACGGTCGTTGCATCGATTTAGTGCTGAAATGCAATGGAGTCAGTGAATGCGAAGATGACAGCGATGAACAATATTGCAAAGAGATGGGTAACAGAAATTATGTCAATTGTACTGTAGATCAGTATAAATGTTTCAACACAGAACTGTGTCTTCCGAAACAAGTCAG ATGTAACGGCGTTACAGATTGTCCAAAGAACGACGATGAACGTAATTGCCCTCGATGCCAAAAGGAAGAATACGTTTGCGACAATCAGAAATGCGTCGATAAAAGCTGGGTGTGCGACCGGATAGACGATTGTGGGGATGGGTCGGATGAAAAAGATTGTGACGGTGGTAATTCGAAAATAAGTGGCATCAGCATGAATTCTATTTGCAAAGAATTCAAATGTTCCAACGGTGCCTGCCTCCCCTTTGCCAATGTGTGCGATGGAAAAGTAGATTGTTCCGATCGAAGCGATGAATTCGGACAATGTG CAACTGCGTGTACCAAGTACAATCCCTGCACAAATATGTGCCACAAAACACCCATTGGTCCCGTCTGTGGTTGTAGAAATGGATATCAATTGAGTAACGATTTTAAATCCTGCGAAGATATTGACGAATGTAAAGACAATGTTTGTTCACAAATATGTTATAATACTAATGGATCTTTTACTTGTTCATGCCACGAGGAATACGTCATACGAAGCGATAAAATTTCATGCAAAGTGGCTG GATCACAAATGGAAATAATTACTGTTTCTAGTGCTGATATCAGGAAGTTATCAccaaatttaaattcaattcaAGTTGTTTATGAAGAACTAAATCATGAAATAAGCGGTATTGACGCGAACACGAGGGAAAACACTATCTATTGGAGCAATG ATAACTTGGGCATGGTAAGTAAAATAAACATAAAGACCAAGGAACGAAAGACTGTTACCGGCCTTGGCAGACCGGAAGCTCTAGCTGTTGATTGGATTACCGATAACGTATACTTCAACGATAATGACTATTTTAGCAGTATTCAG GTATGCAATCTAGAACAGCAGAAGTGTGCTAAAGTAGTACCAATCCCACTAAAAAACCGAGCAGTCTCTATTGCCATCGAACCAAAAGAAGG GTGGTTGTTTTGGAGCCAAACTTCTTGGGCATCTTACGATAGACCTATGACGGAAATATATCGATCCAATACAATGGGTACTAATATAACAGCGATTGTACATCGAGATCTTGGTATTGTCTTAGCATTAACTATTGATTATACACGATCCAGATTGTATTGGTCAGAtacgtttcataaaaatattgagTCCTCGAATTTAGATGGTTCTAATCGTATTATAGTTTTAAACACAGAT GTTCATCAGGCTTTGAGCATTAGCATATACGAGGATTCTTTATATTGGTTAATGAGTACAACTGGTAAAGTAAAAAAATGCAAATTATACGGTGACAAATCGTGTGTAACGATTACCATTGGTATTTCAAATATCGAAAAGTACTTTATTATTTCGCACCCAATAAGGCAACCTATTG GAAAAAACACTTGCGAGAGACATAAATGCAGTTACATGTGTGTTTCGGGAAACAACGGACCCGCATGTATTTGTCACGATGGATATCCAAAAGATTCCAGAAATACTTGcatggaaaatacaaatataaaaattaaatttgataCGAAAAAAGCTGGCCGTAGAAACGGAAGTATTCGTTATCAACACGGGACCCTAATTGGTATAATAATTTCAGTACTAACATGTATCGTAGTTGCGTCAGCCTACTTTTATTACCAGAAAATTAAACCACGCTTTTCAAAGAAAAATAATCTCAG aatCACAATAAAAATATACCAGAGAAGGGCGAAAAACAAATGGTGA